One part of the [Synechococcus] sp. NIES-970 genome encodes these proteins:
- a CDS encoding M23 peptidase domain protein → MIPAPVTLATAPEIETPQLVAAVSSNSVSRVEPELPAIKHIVAEADTFWSIAQRYGVSPEAIAALNNTTVESTLVVGQSLKVPAPLNGSSRQPEIRPTAIAPTSQPSSPRPSVEVAALNLPSQALVDAEPIPAAPEAVPSALRAEQDKLVESIQSLRSQPTEAVVFDTAVDAPKPETLISSTVLTPEESTEASQDTVVISVPQPREYIAPSADASPDPETLIANSAVSTTARLPEPPRPQTLTPTEVVVETKSGDKVEPSRSVTLNSASTPLVRPAEKVEVSTRQPEVLVATSSGSVPQVHVVRAGESLYAIARRYGLQGRELIAANRLANPDIILVGQRLNIPARAQQQPQAQQQEFVALIPPTEVNQGVNRNSATLANAASLSQSRVQPGVSAVLAPAEAKSVDSNVERNTEAAVARLQADITRLRQDYQQQPNSVSLRVPAPNNSGTTANNRPSSPVSVVNPEWQEQTAESTSTATRETTVQEEPQQIAAAPSGNVANYNAMLRLSVGETVTPELPPLASPDNYLPGADVFAGYIWPAQGTLTSGYGPRWGRMHRGIDIAAPTGTPIFAAASGEVITAGWNSGGYGNLVRIRHADGSVTLYAHNSRLLVRQGQQVKQGQHIAAMGSTGFSTGPHLHFEIHPSGNGATNPMAFLPKR, encoded by the coding sequence ATGATTCCTGCTCCAGTTACTTTAGCAACGGCCCCGGAGATTGAAACTCCCCAGCTAGTCGCTGCTGTAAGTTCAAATTCTGTCAGTAGGGTTGAGCCTGAACTACCCGCCATCAAGCACATCGTTGCTGAAGCTGATACGTTTTGGTCCATCGCACAACGCTATGGTGTCTCCCCTGAGGCGATCGCCGCGTTAAACAACACCACCGTCGAAAGTACTTTGGTGGTCGGCCAATCCCTGAAAGTGCCTGCCCCTTTGAATGGGTCGTCTAGGCAGCCTGAAATTAGACCGACGGCGATCGCGCCCACAAGCCAGCCGTCCTCTCCCAGACCTAGCGTGGAAGTCGCGGCCCTTAACCTCCCTTCCCAAGCCCTGGTTGATGCAGAACCTATTCCCGCTGCACCAGAGGCTGTCCCCTCTGCGCTACGTGCTGAGCAAGACAAGCTCGTCGAAAGTATTCAATCCCTCAGAAGCCAGCCCACTGAAGCCGTGGTTTTTGATACTGCCGTGGATGCCCCAAAGCCAGAAACGCTGATTAGCTCCACAGTCCTGACCCCCGAAGAATCCACTGAGGCCTCCCAAGATACTGTGGTGATTTCCGTGCCGCAACCGCGGGAATATATCGCGCCCAGTGCTGATGCAAGCCCTGATCCAGAAACCCTCATCGCGAACAGTGCCGTCTCAACTACGGCCCGTTTGCCAGAACCACCACGGCCTCAAACCTTGACCCCTACCGAAGTGGTGGTGGAAACAAAATCAGGAGATAAAGTTGAACCGTCCCGTTCGGTGACCCTCAACAGCGCTTCAACTCCCCTCGTTCGTCCCGCTGAAAAAGTAGAAGTATCCACGCGCCAGCCAGAAGTATTGGTTGCCACCTCTTCTGGTTCTGTGCCCCAAGTGCATGTGGTACGAGCCGGAGAAAGCCTGTATGCGATCGCCCGTCGCTATGGTCTCCAAGGGCGCGAATTGATTGCCGCTAACCGGCTTGCAAATCCTGACATCATTTTGGTCGGTCAACGGCTGAACATTCCGGCCCGTGCTCAACAGCAGCCCCAAGCCCAACAACAAGAATTCGTGGCTCTTATTCCTCCCACGGAGGTTAATCAAGGCGTGAACCGTAACAGTGCAACCTTGGCCAACGCTGCGTCCCTGTCCCAGTCTAGGGTGCAACCCGGAGTCTCAGCTGTGCTTGCCCCCGCAGAGGCAAAGAGTGTAGACAGTAATGTCGAGCGCAATACAGAAGCTGCCGTAGCAAGACTCCAGGCCGACATCACTCGACTCCGCCAAGACTATCAACAGCAGCCAAATTCTGTCAGTCTTCGCGTACCTGCGCCCAACAACAGTGGCACCACTGCCAATAACCGCCCCAGCTCCCCGGTCTCGGTCGTTAACCCCGAGTGGCAAGAGCAAACCGCAGAGAGCACTAGCACTGCAACCCGGGAAACAACTGTTCAAGAAGAACCCCAACAGATTGCAGCAGCCCCTAGTGGCAACGTGGCTAACTACAATGCGATGCTTCGTCTATCTGTCGGTGAGACGGTTACCCCAGAACTACCTCCCCTCGCTTCCCCCGATAACTATTTACCCGGCGCAGATGTTTTTGCGGGCTATATCTGGCCAGCCCAAGGCACATTGACTTCCGGTTATGGCCCCCGTTGGGGACGGATGCACCGGGGGATCGATATTGCGGCACCCACAGGAACGCCAATTTTTGCTGCTGCTAGCGGTGAAGTGATTACAGCAGGGTGGAATTCTGGGGGTTATGGCAACCTGGTGAGAATTCGCCATGCTGATGGCAGTGTGACCCTCTATGCCCACAATAGCCGCCTTTTGGTGCGTCAGGGCCAACAGGTGAAACAGGGTCAACAT
- a CDS encoding RNA methyltransferase, TrmH family, with translation MPQLVLVHPQIPPNTGNIARTCAATDTELHLVGPLGFEIGDRYLKRAGLDYWPHVKLTFHPDLEHFLQAQSSRGGRLLGYSVRGASRYTEFTYQPNDWLLFGSETKGLPPELLQQCDATLTIPINGTHVRSLNLSVSAAVGLFEVRRQLGL, from the coding sequence ATGCCCCAACTGGTTCTCGTTCATCCCCAAATTCCCCCCAATACTGGCAATATTGCCCGCACCTGCGCCGCCACCGATACAGAATTACACTTGGTCGGCCCCTTGGGTTTTGAAATTGGCGATCGTTATCTCAAGCGCGCTGGCCTTGACTATTGGCCCCATGTCAAATTGACGTTTCATCCCGACCTCGAACATTTTCTCCAAGCCCAAAGCAGCAGAGGCGGTCGTCTTCTGGGCTACAGCGTCCGGGGGGCGAGCCGCTATACCGAATTCACCTATCAACCCAATGACTGGCTACTATTTGGCAGTGAAACCAAAGGTCTCCCCCCAGAACTCCTCCAGCAGTGCGATGCAACACTCACAATTCCCATTAATGGCACCCATGTTCGAAGTCTCAATCTTTCTGTCAGCGCAGCAGTCGGACTCTTTGAAGTACGCCGTCAATTAGGACTCTAG
- the gshA gene encoding glutamate-cysteine ligase encodes MLLSKGLEIEIYTGTPTGEIIGLSDQIVKALDGFVREPDNRNVEYTTPPCCSYESLLCAILQPRLQLRQYLKTLGEYTLIPGSTLSLGDSRHFFRSDPQNPYHAYIEETYGTDVVTASVHINIGIEDPEMLMRACRLMRLEAPLILALSAASPFLDGQVTGSHSRRWQVFPKTPAQVPLFTSHQHFIDWTNEQLRLGTMQNVRHLWSAVRPNGDRRPYSLNRLELRICDLVIHPLQLLAIVAFVEARIQQLLVEPHLDPLKSSQLTPDRLLEITDANEQQAAQLSLEATLTHWRTGQAINALDWIQEIYGEVYPFAKNAGFACFLSPLQKLLREGNQAQQWLRAQGLGQSLEAIIQQAIAEAETLDQELAQYLCEPSVLVA; translated from the coding sequence TTGCTGCTATCGAAAGGCTTAGAAATCGAGATTTATACAGGTACACCCACCGGAGAAATTATTGGTCTATCCGATCAAATCGTCAAAGCCCTCGATGGTTTTGTCCGGGAACCCGATAACCGCAATGTGGAATACACAACGCCTCCCTGTTGCAGCTATGAAAGTTTGCTCTGTGCGATTTTGCAGCCTCGTCTCCAGTTGCGTCAATACCTCAAAACCCTCGGTGAATATACGCTGATTCCGGGTAGCACCCTATCCCTTGGTGATTCACGGCACTTTTTTCGCTCTGATCCTCAGAATCCCTACCATGCCTACATCGAAGAAACCTATGGCACTGATGTGGTAACGGCAAGTGTCCATATCAATATCGGCATTGAGGATCCAGAGATGTTGATGCGAGCCTGTCGCTTGATGCGTCTAGAAGCACCGTTAATTCTGGCCTTGAGTGCTGCATCGCCGTTTTTAGATGGCCAGGTGACGGGTTCCCATTCCCGCCGCTGGCAAGTTTTCCCCAAAACTCCAGCCCAAGTGCCACTGTTTACAAGTCATCAACATTTCATTGACTGGACTAATGAACAACTCCGGTTGGGAACGATGCAAAATGTTCGCCATCTTTGGTCTGCGGTGCGACCTAATGGCGATCGTCGCCCCTATTCTCTCAATCGCCTGGAGCTGAGAATTTGTGATCTGGTGATTCACCCCCTGCAATTGTTGGCGATCGTCGCTTTTGTGGAAGCACGGATTCAACAGTTGCTGGTCGAACCCCACCTAGACCCTCTCAAATCTAGTCAACTGACTCCTGATCGCCTCCTCGAAATTACCGATGCCAACGAACAACAGGCGGCTCAATTAAGCCTGGAGGCTACCCTGACTCACTGGCGGACAGGGCAAGCGATCAACGCCCTAGATTGGATCCAAGAAATTTATGGGGAAGTCTATCCCTTCGCCAAAAATGCGGGTTTTGCTTGCTTCTTGAGCCCTTTACAGAAACTTCTTCGGGAAGGTAATCAAGCCCAACAGTGGCTCCGGGCCCAGGGCCTGGGCCAATCCCTAGAGGCCATCATCCAACAGGCGATCGCCGAAGCAGAAACCCTCGACCAAGAATTAGCCCAATACCTTTGTGAACCATCTGTCCTTGTAGCCTAG